From a region of the Mercurialis annua linkage group LG1-X, ddMerAnnu1.2, whole genome shotgun sequence genome:
- the LOC126655932 gene encoding U-box domain-containing protein 16, producing the protein MTVSPPPVFPPRKRRPSAGAFIAPNFSDHKLIQSLLILSQEISSLKPLQYILKSTSLSIIRKIKLLSILFEELVRNPNPFFSPTLLCFEEMYIVLQRIKTLIEDCSNGSSKIWLLFQFESVAASFHELTLELSTLLDIFPVNEMNLSDDVQELVFLIRKQLAEAKVILDPRDVQLREQVVTMLDRIKKEIVPSQLMLSEIFNRLALCNSSSCRDELEILEDEIQNQIDEKSKCQIVSLIGLVRYGKCVLYGASTPVTDNRRRKVVAEVNIPTDFRCPISLDLMRDPVVVATGQTYDRESINLWIESGHNTCPKTGQTLAHANLIPNRALKNLIAMWCREQKIPFESAADGGQQLTQNGGVIRNKAALEATKMTVSFLVNKLSNSQSLEAANGVVYELRALAKTDSDSRTCMGEASTIPLLVRYLGSDVGSSLPNLQVNAVTTVLNLSILEENKTRIMETDGALNGVIEVLRSGATLEAKGNAAATIFSLCGVHSYRKKLGKKTRVLKGLIDLAKNGNSCSKRDALMAILNLAGDRETASRLVEGGVIDMVNDIVNVLPEEAVTVLEVVVKRGGIFAVAAAYNSIRKISNLLRQGTDSAREIVAAILVNLCRKGGSEMVAELASINGIERMIWELMGSGTIRARRKAASLMRILRRWAAGMDGSDHSIVSATISSSSRATLAS; encoded by the coding sequence ATGACGGTCTCTCCTCCGCCCGTATTCCCGCCGAGAAAAAGGCGGCCCTCGGCCGGAGCATTCATCGCTCCGAACTTTTCCGACCATAAACTTATCCAATCTCTTCTAATACTCTCCCAAGAAATCTCCTCTCTTAAACCTTTACAATACATATTAAAATCCACTTCTTTATCGATTATCCGAAAAATAAAGCTCCTGTCAATCTTATTCGAGGAGCTTGTTCGAAATCCAAACCCTTTCTTCTCCCCCACGTTATTATGTTTCGAAGAAATGTACATAGTTTTACAAAGAatcaaaaccctaatcgaaGACTGCTCGAACGGAAGTAGCAAGATTTGGCTGCTTTTCCAATTTGAATCCGTAGCTGCAAGTTTTCATGAGCTAACGCTTGAATTATCAACtcttcttgatatttttccggTTAATGAGATGAATTTAAGCGACGATGTTCAAGAATTAGTTTTCTTGATCAGAAAGCAACTTGCTGAAGCAAAAGTTATTTTGGATCCGAGAGATGTTCAGCTTCGGGAACAAGTCGTAACGATGCTTGATCGAATCAAGAAAGAAATCGTACCGAGTCAACTTATGCTGTCCGAGATTTTTAACAGATTAGCGCTTTGTAATTCTTCGAGTTGCAGAGATGAACTCGAGATTCTTGAAGATGAAATTCAGAATCAAATCGATGAGAAATCGAAATGTCAGATTGTTTCTTTGATCGGACTCGTTCGTTACGGGAAGTGTGTTCTCTACGGTGCTTCTACGCCGGTGACGGACAATCGTAGAAGAAAAGTGGTGGCAGAGGTTAATATTCCGACGGATTTTCGATGTCCGATCAGTTTGGATTTGATGCGGGACCCGGTCGTGGTGGCGACAGGTCAAACGTACGATCGTGAGTCTATTAATCTTTGGATTGAATCGGGACATAACACGTGTCCGAAGACAGGTCAGACTCTGGCCCACGCGAACCTAATCCCTAATAGAGCTTTGAAGAATTTAATTGCCATGTGGTGTCGTGAGCAGAAAATACCCTTTGAATCGGCGGCTGATGGTGGCCAACAACTCACCCAAAACGGCGGCGTTATTAGAAATAAGGCGGCGCTTGAGGCTACGAAGATGACGGTGTCGTTTTTAGTTAATAAGTTATCGAATTCACAGTCTTTGGAAGCAGCCAACGGCGTCGTTTATGAGCTTCGTGCGCTTGCTAAAACAGATTCAGATAGCCGGACCTGTATGGGCGAAGCTAGTACTATTCCTTTATTAGTCCGCTACTTAGGTTCGGATGTAGGTTCGTCTCTCCCTAACCTACAAGTTAACGCCGTTACAACAGTACTTAACCTTTCCATCCTGgaagaaaacaaaacaagaatAATGGAAACTGACGGAGCTTTAAACGGCGTTATCGAGGTGCTACGATCAGGTGCCACGTTGGAAGCCAAAGGTAACGCGGCAGCCACGATATTTAGCTTATGTGGCGTACACTCATACAGGAAGAAACTAGGGAAGAAGACACGTGTCTTGAAGGGATTGATAGATTTGGCTAAAAATGGGAACTCGTGTTCGAAAAGGGACGCTCTGATGGCGATTTTAAATTTGGCGGGAGATAGAGAAACGGCAAGCCGTTTAGTTGAGGGAGGTGTGATTGATATGGTGAATGATATTGTCAATGTACTTCCCGAGGAGGCGGTTACGGTCCTCGAAGTGGTGGTTAAAAGGGGCGGAATATTCGCAGTGGCGGCCGCTTATAATTCGATCAGAAAGATAAGTAATTTGTTAAGGCAGGGAACGGATAGTGCTAGAGAAATTGTCGCTGCAATTCTAGTGAATCTTTGTCGAAAAGGAGGATCGGAGATGGTGGCGGAATTGGCGTCGATTAATGGAATTGAACGGATGATTTGGGAGTTGATGGGATCGGGGACGATTAGAGCGAGGAGAAAGGCAGCGAGTTTGATGAGAATTCTCCGGAGATGGGCTGCTGGTATGGATGGTAGTGATCATAGTATTGTTAGTGCAACTATAAGTAGTTCGTCGAGAGCTACTTTAGCTAGCTAA